TTGTTATTCTCCTACAATCATTTCTGTACTCACGACTCATTGCCCATTTCCATCCAGAACGGTTGACGGGAAAGATTGACATCCATAGCTTTCATGCTATTAACATGACACCGTGCTTAGATTAAGACTTCACATTTTATTGCAAGAGACATTTTCCACGAGTTCCTGAGGGCAAATCACACTGAAATCCCATTGCCCAGTGTTTTCATTAGCCTGTCAGGGGCTAATCAAGGTCCTCCATCATCAGAATTGACATTTCCATATTGTATGAGAGAGAAAGTAGCCAACATTAGCATATTCATGAACACTGACGCACTCAATCATGTGAAATGGAAGACGTGGGGCAAACCCTGAGCCATCGAGCCCTGAGACAAATAGCTTATGACATGTGAGGAAAAGAGGATTTTGAATCCCCCGACACGACCTCAGCACATCCCATAGCACACAGGAGACGGCTACCACTGGCACATTAAGGATATTTCATAAACCCGGCATGTGTTGGCCTCTGGACCAAGGCCTGTAATAAGAGAAAAATTAAAGAATAGGATTAAAGATGGATTAccaatgaaaaaaagtaaagccaCCAAAGCAGCTGCCTTTGCATAAACCCATCGGACACTCTTCAGGGAGACGCTCTGCAGACTGATTTGTAGATTACATTTGGTTGTTGATGTGGTGGCCTCTTGTTTGGTTGGTATTaaaagagagggatggagaatCTAGATGAGCTGGAGCACCCTCTTCTGGGAGAAAGCGCCAACAACAGCCGGGCATCAGGGCCGGGGCTGGGCCCCGGGAGTGGACAGGCCCCCGGCGGGATGTTCAAGGGCATCCTGGTGAAGTGTGAGGAGGACAGGGCCTACCCTCCTTTAGCGTGGAGGGGCTACTGTGGACATCCTCCCgagcttcagcagcagcagctactgGACCCTTGCTCTTTACCTCGCACAATGGAGTCCTTTTACCCGCCGGCTCCCATCTGGGGCCACGCAGACTCCCTGCTCAGCAAAGACTACCTGGAGACCACCTTTGTGGACATTCGGCCCGGCTCCACACTGGAGAGGAAGCTGCTGGCCGAGACGCAGGACTTCCACAGTGTGTCCTACAGCATGGACGATGAGGACGACCTGCTTCCCGACTCTGACGTAAGGCATCTCACGATGttgagactgttttttttttttttcttgtgtattGACAACAGAGTTTTTTGCATTT
The Sebastes fasciatus isolate fSebFas1 chromosome 7, fSebFas1.pri, whole genome shotgun sequence genome window above contains:
- the tmem91 gene encoding synapse differentiation-inducing gene protein 1 — protein: MENLDELEHPLLGESANNSRASGPGLGPGSGQAPGGMFKGILVKCEEDRAYPPLAWRGYCGHPPELQQQQLLDPCSLPRTMESFYPPAPIWGHADSLLSKDYLETTFVDIRPGSTLERKLLAETQDFHSVSYSMDDEDDLLPDSDDSSIDDFSDTDSESNFPLMIPQDYLGLAFFSMLCCFWPLGIAAFYLSQKTNKASAEGDFQGANAASRQALWLSVLSIVFGIITYICAIAALISYLSGKPP